The following are encoded together in the Bos indicus isolate NIAB-ARS_2022 breed Sahiwal x Tharparkar chromosome 29, NIAB-ARS_B.indTharparkar_mat_pri_1.0, whole genome shotgun sequence genome:
- the SIGIRR gene encoding single Ig IL-1-related receptor isoform X1 produces the protein MTSVTGIPSSGGKSCSQPLTRPGALTDQPQGQRVNLAQPLGDQSARPRSPVALWVAPVSSLPRGSPGQTMAGACDKAPDFLSPSGNQVLGLALGSVVTLNCTALVVSGPHCPLPSVQWLKGGLLLSNGSLYDLHEDSWVKTNWSEVLVSSVLGINLTRAEDFGTFTCSIRNISSSSFTLWRAGLAGHAAAVLASLLALLALLLVALLYVKCRLNVLLWYQDKYGEVEMNDGKLYDAYISYSDSPEDRKFVNFILKPQLERHRGYKLFLDDRDLLPRAEPSADLLVNLSRCRRLVVVLSDAFLGRAWCSHSFREGLCRLLELTRRPIFITFEGQRRDPAHPALRLLRQHRHLVTLLLWKPGSVTPSSDFWKELRLALPRKVQYRSMEGDPQTRLQDDKDPMLIVRSRLPEGRTLDPELDPDPEGDLGVRGPVFGEPPALPHAGAVSLGEGQGSEVDVSDLGSRNYSARTDFYCLVSEDDV, from the exons ATGACCTCAGTGACGGGCATCCCCTCCTCAGGAGGAAAGAGCTGCAGCCAG CCTCTGACCCGTCCTGGCGCCCTGACTGACCAGCCACAAGGACAGAGAGTGAATCTTGCTCAGCCCTTGGGGGATCAGTCTGCTCGGCCAAGGAGCCCCGTGGCGCTGTGGGTAGCACCAGTGTCCAGCCTGCCTCGAGGAAGCCCCGGCCAGACCATGGCAG GAGCCTGCGACAAGGCCCCTGACTTCCTGTCCCCGTCTGGAAACCAGGTCCTGGGGCTTGCCCTGGGCAGCGTGGTCACACTGAACTGCACAGCCTTGGTGGTCTCGGGGCCCCACTGCCCCCTGCCCTCAGTACAGTGGCTGAAAGGTGGGCTGCTGCTGAGCAATGGAAGCCTCTATGACCTCCATGAGGACTCCTG GGTCAAGACCAACTGGTCAGAGGTACTTGTGTCCAGTGTCCTGGGGATCAACCTGACCAGAGCTGAGGACTTCGGGACCTTCACCTGCTCCATCCGGAACATCAGCTCCTCTTCCTTCACTCTTTGGAGAGCTG GGCTGGCGGGACATGCGGCCGCGGTGCTGGCCTCGCTCTTGGCCCTGCTGGCCCTGCTCCTGGTGGCGCTGCTGTACGTGAAGTGTCGGCTCAACGTGCTGCTCTGGTACCAAGACAAGTATGGGGAGGTGGAGATGAACG ACGGGAAGCTCTACGACGCCTACATCTCCTACAGCGACAGCCCTGAGGACCGGAAGTTCGTGAACTTCATCCTGAAGCCGCAGTTGGAGCGGCATCGTGGCTACAAGCTCTTTCTGGACGACCGCGACCTCCTGCCGCGCGCGG AGCCGTCGGCAGACCTCCTGGTGAACCTGAGCCGCTGCCGGCGACTTGTGGTGGTGTTGTCGGATGCCTTCCTGGGCCGGGCCTGGTGCAGTCACAGCTTCCG GGAGGGCCTGTGCCGGCTGCTGGAGCTCACGCGCAGACCCATCTTCATCACCTTCGAGGGCCAGCGGCGCGACCCCGCTCACCCTGCGCTGCGCTTGCTGCGCCAGCACCGCCACCTGGTGACCCTGCTGCTCTGGAAGCCCGGCTCTGTG ACGCCTTCCTCCGATTTTTGGAAAGAGCTACGGTTGGCGCTGCCGAGGAAGGTGCAGTACAGATCGATGGAGGGAGACCCCCAGACCCGGCTGCAGGACGACAAGGACCCCATGCTGATTGTGCGAAGCCGGCTCCCAGAGGGTCGGACCCTGGACCCCGAGCTGGACCCCGACCCTGAGGGGGACCTGG GTGTACGAGGGCCTGTCTTTGGGGAGCCACCAGCTCTACCACATGCAGGTGCGGTCTCGCTCGGAGAGGGCCAAGGCAGTGAAGTGGATGTGTCAGACCTTGGCTCCCGAAACTACAGTGCCCGCACGGACTTCTACTGCCTGGTATCGGAGGACGACGTGTAG
- the SIGIRR gene encoding single Ig IL-1-related receptor isoform X2 — MAGACDKAPDFLSPSGNQVLGLALGSVVTLNCTALVVSGPHCPLPSVQWLKGGLLLSNGSLYDLHEDSWVKTNWSEVLVSSVLGINLTRAEDFGTFTCSIRNISSSSFTLWRAGLAGHAAAVLASLLALLALLLVALLYVKCRLNVLLWYQDKYGEVEMNDGKLYDAYISYSDSPEDRKFVNFILKPQLERHRGYKLFLDDRDLLPRAEPSADLLVNLSRCRRLVVVLSDAFLGRAWCSHSFREGLCRLLELTRRPIFITFEGQRRDPAHPALRLLRQHRHLVTLLLWKPGSVTPSSDFWKELRLALPRKVQYRSMEGDPQTRLQDDKDPMLIVRSRLPEGRTLDPELDPDPEGDLGVRGPVFGEPPALPHAGAVSLGEGQGSEVDVSDLGSRNYSARTDFYCLVSEDDV, encoded by the exons ATGGCAG GAGCCTGCGACAAGGCCCCTGACTTCCTGTCCCCGTCTGGAAACCAGGTCCTGGGGCTTGCCCTGGGCAGCGTGGTCACACTGAACTGCACAGCCTTGGTGGTCTCGGGGCCCCACTGCCCCCTGCCCTCAGTACAGTGGCTGAAAGGTGGGCTGCTGCTGAGCAATGGAAGCCTCTATGACCTCCATGAGGACTCCTG GGTCAAGACCAACTGGTCAGAGGTACTTGTGTCCAGTGTCCTGGGGATCAACCTGACCAGAGCTGAGGACTTCGGGACCTTCACCTGCTCCATCCGGAACATCAGCTCCTCTTCCTTCACTCTTTGGAGAGCTG GGCTGGCGGGACATGCGGCCGCGGTGCTGGCCTCGCTCTTGGCCCTGCTGGCCCTGCTCCTGGTGGCGCTGCTGTACGTGAAGTGTCGGCTCAACGTGCTGCTCTGGTACCAAGACAAGTATGGGGAGGTGGAGATGAACG ACGGGAAGCTCTACGACGCCTACATCTCCTACAGCGACAGCCCTGAGGACCGGAAGTTCGTGAACTTCATCCTGAAGCCGCAGTTGGAGCGGCATCGTGGCTACAAGCTCTTTCTGGACGACCGCGACCTCCTGCCGCGCGCGG AGCCGTCGGCAGACCTCCTGGTGAACCTGAGCCGCTGCCGGCGACTTGTGGTGGTGTTGTCGGATGCCTTCCTGGGCCGGGCCTGGTGCAGTCACAGCTTCCG GGAGGGCCTGTGCCGGCTGCTGGAGCTCACGCGCAGACCCATCTTCATCACCTTCGAGGGCCAGCGGCGCGACCCCGCTCACCCTGCGCTGCGCTTGCTGCGCCAGCACCGCCACCTGGTGACCCTGCTGCTCTGGAAGCCCGGCTCTGTG ACGCCTTCCTCCGATTTTTGGAAAGAGCTACGGTTGGCGCTGCCGAGGAAGGTGCAGTACAGATCGATGGAGGGAGACCCCCAGACCCGGCTGCAGGACGACAAGGACCCCATGCTGATTGTGCGAAGCCGGCTCCCAGAGGGTCGGACCCTGGACCCCGAGCTGGACCCCGACCCTGAGGGGGACCTGG GTGTACGAGGGCCTGTCTTTGGGGAGCCACCAGCTCTACCACATGCAGGTGCGGTCTCGCTCGGAGAGGGCCAAGGCAGTGAAGTGGATGTGTCAGACCTTGGCTCCCGAAACTACAGTGCCCGCACGGACTTCTACTGCCTGGTATCGGAGGACGACGTGTAG